From Cellulomonas chengniuliangii, the proteins below share one genomic window:
- a CDS encoding zinc ribbon domain-containing protein, which produces MTTAPPEEQRRLLDVQELDTRLDQIAHRRRNLPVLARLTELESRIADLDTALVASRTAASDLRRELKKAETDVEQVRTRAARDQARLDSGTGSPKDLQALQHELVALGRRQSDLEDVELEVMERLEAHETALAGLTQAHDELLAQRVELEAERDAALAELDAEAAQVTAQRAEAVAPIDEKLVALYERLRGRLGGVAVARLRRGRSEGSGLQVPGTELARIKALPADEIVFCEDSGRILVRGEDAY; this is translated from the coding sequence GTGACCACAGCACCCCCCGAGGAGCAGCGCCGGCTGCTCGACGTCCAGGAGCTCGACACCCGCCTGGACCAGATCGCGCACCGCCGCCGCAACCTCCCCGTCCTGGCCCGGCTCACCGAGCTGGAGAGCCGCATCGCCGACCTGGACACGGCACTGGTCGCGTCCCGCACCGCCGCGAGCGACCTGCGCCGCGAGCTGAAGAAGGCCGAGACGGACGTCGAGCAGGTGCGCACGCGCGCCGCGCGCGACCAGGCACGCCTCGACTCGGGCACGGGCAGCCCCAAGGACCTCCAGGCCCTGCAGCACGAGCTTGTCGCCCTGGGCCGGCGGCAGAGCGACCTCGAGGACGTCGAGCTCGAGGTCATGGAGCGGCTCGAGGCGCACGAGACGGCGCTGGCAGGGCTCACCCAGGCGCACGACGAGCTTCTCGCGCAGCGGGTCGAGCTCGAGGCCGAGCGGGACGCGGCGCTCGCCGAGCTCGACGCGGAGGCCGCACAGGTCACGGCCCAGCGCGCTGAGGCGGTCGCGCCGATCGACGAGAAGCTCGTCGCGCTGTACGAGCGGCTCCGCGGGAGGCTCGGGGGAGTCGCTGTGGCGCGGCTGCGTCGTGGGCGGTCCGAGGGCAGCGGGCTGCAGGTGCCCGGCACCGAGCTCGCCCGCATCAAGGCCCTGCCGGCCGACGAGATCGTGTTCTGCGAGGACTCCGGCCGCATCCTCGTGCGGGGCGAGGACGCCTACTGA
- a CDS encoding Nif3-like dinuclear metal center hexameric protein encodes MSSNPDHHATLADVVRVLDRHYPPGTAESWDSVGLVSGDPAQPVRKVLLAVDPVDAVVDEAIAWGADLVFVHHPLLLKGVHSVAATTFKGALLHKLIRSGIALYNAHTNADAAAGGVAEGLAAAVGLVDLEPLVALASEPLDKHVVFVPVDDAGRLVDALAAAGAGAIGEYTRCAWQTTGEGTFTPSDAASPAIGRAGEPSAVVEARVEMVAPRALRRAVIEAMRAAHPYEEPAFDVLELARWDGPTGIGRVGRLAEPTTLRGFAERVARALPPTPQGVRFAGDPAGRVERVAVVGGSGDSLFDAVRRAGVDAYLTADLRHHPASEQRERAEFEAGPDRPAVPYLVDVAHYASEWPWLAQAATDLRTSLEITGTTVETRVSTLRTDPWTDRVSSPDHVPPSEGTAP; translated from the coding sequence GTGAGCAGCAACCCCGACCACCACGCGACTCTGGCCGATGTCGTCCGGGTGCTCGACCGGCACTACCCGCCCGGCACGGCCGAGTCATGGGACTCGGTGGGCCTCGTCAGCGGCGACCCCGCCCAGCCGGTCCGCAAGGTCTTGCTCGCGGTGGACCCGGTGGACGCCGTGGTCGACGAGGCGATCGCGTGGGGCGCGGACCTCGTCTTCGTGCACCACCCGCTGCTGCTCAAGGGGGTGCACTCCGTCGCGGCGACGACTTTCAAGGGCGCACTGCTGCACAAGCTCATCAGGTCGGGGATCGCCCTGTACAACGCGCACACCAACGCTGACGCGGCAGCCGGCGGAGTGGCGGAGGGCCTCGCGGCCGCCGTGGGGCTGGTCGACCTGGAGCCGCTCGTCGCGCTCGCGTCGGAGCCGCTCGACAAGCACGTCGTGTTCGTCCCCGTGGACGACGCGGGCAGGCTCGTCGACGCACTGGCCGCGGCCGGCGCCGGCGCGATCGGGGAGTACACGCGCTGCGCGTGGCAGACGACGGGCGAGGGCACGTTCACGCCGTCCGACGCGGCCAGCCCGGCGATAGGACGCGCGGGGGAGCCGAGCGCGGTGGTCGAGGCGCGCGTCGAGATGGTGGCCCCCCGTGCCCTGCGCAGGGCTGTGATCGAGGCCATGCGCGCCGCCCACCCCTACGAGGAGCCCGCCTTCGACGTGCTCGAGCTGGCGCGGTGGGACGGGCCCACGGGCATCGGCCGCGTCGGGAGGCTCGCCGAGCCGACGACGCTGCGCGGCTTCGCGGAGCGGGTCGCCCGTGCGCTGCCGCCCACGCCGCAGGGCGTGCGGTTCGCGGGCGATCCCGCTGGGCGGGTCGAGCGGGTCGCCGTGGTCGGCGGCTCCGGGGACTCGCTGTTCGACGCGGTGCGGAGGGCTGGCGTGGACGCCTACCTGACCGCCGACCTGCGGCACCACCCGGCCTCCGAGCAGCGCGAGCGCGCCGAGTTCGAGGCCGGCCCGGATCGACCCGCCGTCCCGTACCTCGTGGACGTCGCCCACTACGCGTCGGAATGGCCCTGGCTCGCCCAGGCCGCCACCGACCTCCGCACCTCGCTCGAGATCACCGGGACTACGGTGGAGACCAGGGTCAGCACGCTGCGCACCGACCCGTGGACCGACCGTGTCTCGAGCCCGGACCACGTCCCGCCGTCGGAAGGAACCGCACCGTGA
- a CDS encoding bifunctional RNase H/acid phosphatase, protein MSVAGGPGARRRLIVEADGGSRGNPGPAGYGALVRDARTGDVLAERAEPLGHTTNNVAEYSGLVAGLRAAAAIDPQAQVEVRLDSRLVVEQMSGRWQIKHTEMRRLADLARAVLPPEQVTYTWVPRALNAAADSLANEAMDTGRSITREPAPAGATAALSGEEGAPGAPVPARGRRPSGAAPRFDDAEPVTVVLLRHGETAMTTAGGYSGSSEPGPPLSPHGRQQAAAAAELIERIGRDLWGDIPYPTEIISSPMVRTQETAAVIADRLGLPVRVMELVKEADFGDWQGLTALQIEERWPGVLEPWHTQADVRPPGGESIVDVGRRIEQVFAELLAGGVDRTVVVVSHAVSIRAAVGVAMGAQPSSWSRLRVAPASVSIVRLFEDGRTEVAVAGAPSEGWARGR, encoded by the coding sequence ATGAGCGTCGCCGGGGGGCCGGGAGCGCGCAGGAGGCTGATCGTCGAGGCGGACGGCGGATCGCGCGGCAACCCCGGCCCTGCCGGCTACGGTGCGCTGGTCCGTGACGCGCGCACCGGCGACGTGCTCGCCGAACGGGCGGAGCCCCTGGGCCACACCACCAACAACGTGGCCGAGTACTCGGGGCTCGTGGCGGGCCTGCGCGCCGCCGCGGCGATCGACCCCCAGGCCCAGGTGGAGGTCCGGCTCGACTCCAGGCTCGTCGTGGAGCAGATGTCGGGCAGGTGGCAGATCAAGCACACCGAGATGCGGCGTCTCGCCGACCTCGCCCGCGCGGTGCTGCCGCCCGAGCAGGTCACCTACACGTGGGTGCCGCGGGCGCTGAACGCCGCAGCGGACTCTCTCGCGAACGAGGCGATGGACACCGGGCGGTCGATCACGCGCGAACCAGCGCCTGCCGGCGCCACGGCCGCGCTCAGCGGTGAGGAGGGCGCTCCCGGCGCGCCCGTTCCCGCGCGGGGTCGGAGGCCGTCGGGGGCGGCGCCGCGGTTCGACGACGCTGAACCGGTCACCGTCGTCCTGCTTCGCCACGGCGAGACTGCGATGACCACCGCGGGCGGCTACTCGGGCTCGTCTGAGCCAGGGCCGCCGCTGAGCCCGCACGGGCGCCAGCAGGCCGCGGCGGCCGCCGAGCTGATCGAGCGGATCGGGCGGGACCTGTGGGGCGACATCCCCTACCCGACGGAGATCATCAGCTCGCCGATGGTCCGCACGCAGGAGACCGCCGCGGTCATCGCCGACCGGCTGGGCCTGCCGGTTCGGGTTATGGAGCTGGTCAAGGAGGCCGACTTCGGCGACTGGCAAGGGCTCACCGCCCTGCAGATCGAGGAGCGGTGGCCCGGCGTGCTCGAGCCGTGGCACACCCAGGCGGACGTGCGGCCACCGGGCGGCGAGTCGATCGTGGACGTGGGCCGCCGGATCGAGCAGGTCTTCGCCGAGCTGCTCGCGGGTGGCGTGGACCGCACCGTGGTGGTGGTGAGCCACGCCGTGTCGATCCGGGCCGCGGTCGGTGTGGCGATGGGCGCGCAGCCCTCGTCCTGGAGCCGCCTGCGGGTGGCACCCGCCTCGGTGAGCATCGTGAGGCTCTTCGAGGACGGCCGCACCGAGGTGGCGGTGGCCGGCGCCCCGAGTGAGGGATGGGCTCGCGGTCGCTGA
- a CDS encoding MOSC domain-containing protein — MHVGALTLFPVKSLRGVPVREADVERHGLRGDRRWMVVDEHGETLTARRVPEMLAVTATPTPGGIVLSGEGLPSLTVLEPRGPATVAVALSRLGLATAGGEAADGWLTAALGRPARLVWLDDPSRRPVSPTHGGETGDPLSLADAGPLLLTTTASLRRLQSWVADEAQSRGEDAVSIGMERFRPNLVVDGDDLEPFAEDAWGRVRVGEVEYRFAEHCDRCVLTTIDPVTRAGGKEPLRTLAQHRRWGGKVWFGIRVIPVTAGRVAVGDEVVVTG, encoded by the coding sequence GTGCATGTCGGCGCGTTGACCCTGTTCCCCGTGAAGTCGCTGCGCGGCGTCCCGGTGCGCGAGGCCGACGTCGAGCGCCACGGGCTGCGAGGGGACCGCCGCTGGATGGTGGTGGACGAGCACGGCGAGACGCTCACGGCGCGCCGGGTCCCCGAGATGCTGGCGGTCACGGCGACGCCCACGCCGGGCGGCATCGTGCTCAGCGGAGAAGGGCTCCCCTCGCTGACCGTGCTCGAGCCGCGGGGCCCCGCCACCGTGGCGGTGGCCCTCTCGCGGCTCGGCCTGGCGACGGCCGGAGGAGAGGCGGCGGACGGGTGGCTGACCGCTGCGCTCGGGCGGCCCGCCCGGCTGGTGTGGCTCGACGACCCGTCGCGGCGGCCGGTCTCGCCCACGCACGGAGGCGAGACGGGAGACCCCCTGAGCCTGGCCGACGCGGGCCCGCTGCTGCTGACCACGACCGCCTCGCTGCGCCGCCTCCAGTCGTGGGTGGCCGACGAGGCGCAGTCCCGCGGTGAGGACGCAGTCTCGATCGGCATGGAGCGGTTCCGCCCGAACCTCGTGGTCGACGGCGATGACCTCGAGCCCTTCGCGGAGGACGCCTGGGGCCGGGTGCGGGTCGGCGAGGTCGAGTACCGGTTCGCGGAGCACTGCGACCGCTGCGTGCTCACCACGATCGACCCTGTGACGCGCGCGGGTGGCAAGGAGCCGCTGCGCACGCTGGCCCAGCATCGCCGCTGGGGCGGCAAGGTGTGGTTCGGCATCCGGGTGATCCCGGTCACCGCAGGGCGCGTCGCGGTGGGCGACGAGGTGGTCGTGACCGGCTGA
- a CDS encoding MBL fold metallo-hydrolase yields the protein MGHARGCRVAVAHPRRGPGPGRGRGPGQDRQHFGRLTPLPPGAATLPWDGPDVHVVAHRAHAPGHAALAIPHAGALLAGDMLSDLEIPLLDTDADDPLGDYWAGLETLERAIAEYGLHTLVPGHGHVGDTAELARRLAADRRYLDALASGRQPDDERLRTPWLADAHRGHVERLSA from the coding sequence CTGGGCCACGCCCGAGGCTGTCGCGTCGCAGTCGCGCACCCGCGACGCGGACCTGGCCCAGGCCGAGGCCGAGGCCCCGGGCAGGACCGCCAGCACTTCGGGCGCCTGACCCCGCTGCCGCCCGGCGCGGCGACCCTGCCGTGGGACGGCCCGGACGTCCACGTCGTGGCGCACCGGGCCCACGCCCCAGGCCACGCCGCGCTCGCCATCCCCCACGCCGGGGCCCTGCTGGCGGGCGACATGCTCTCGGACCTCGAGATCCCGCTGCTCGACACCGACGCCGACGACCCGCTCGGCGACTACTGGGCGGGCTTGGAGACCCTCGAGCGCGCGATCGCGGAGTACGGGCTCCACACCCTGGTCCCCGGCCACGGCCACGTCGGCGACACCGCCGAGCTCGCCCGTCGCCTCGCAGCCGACCGTCGATACCTCGATGCCCTGGCCTCGGGGCGGCAGCCCGACGACGAGCGCCTCCGCACCCCGTGGCTGGCGGACGCCCACCGCGGGCACGTGGAGCGGCTCAGCGCCTGA
- a CDS encoding antitoxin, protein MTGPLVAERAAAVNAASLDWVGWAVVLGPAATLVAGLVAGVVAYLAIAQRRRADAKAEWWRRTQWALDEVLSGEPDRRRVGVAVLYRLAESELATPEDLEVFDAAWGLVLGIGGPVASAAPEPSATEVTAARGRVLTDGRRGVATAGWVVRLAVGASGVPAAGGVADREPAPPDAAGRGATDDGSGPHGPRLDGGEGLMGIDDMKDKASQAAKSDKAEGASDSGLDKAESAASSKAGEGHEDKVAQARDKGDEALGNA, encoded by the coding sequence ATGACTGGTCCTCTCGTCGCGGAGCGTGCCGCCGCCGTCAACGCCGCCTCCCTCGACTGGGTGGGCTGGGCCGTGGTGCTCGGACCGGCGGCGACGCTCGTCGCGGGCCTCGTCGCAGGGGTTGTCGCCTACCTTGCGATCGCGCAGCGCCGGCGGGCCGACGCGAAGGCCGAGTGGTGGCGCCGCACCCAGTGGGCGCTCGACGAGGTGCTGTCCGGCGAGCCCGATCGTCGCCGTGTCGGCGTGGCGGTGCTGTACCGCCTGGCTGAGAGCGAGCTCGCCACCCCTGAGGACCTGGAGGTGTTCGACGCCGCGTGGGGCCTGGTGCTCGGAATCGGCGGCCCTGTCGCCTCGGCGGCGCCGGAGCCCTCGGCCACCGAGGTGACGGCGGCGCGGGGCCGGGTGCTCACCGACGGCAGGCGGGGGGTGGCCACGGCGGGCTGGGTGGTGCGGCTCGCCGTGGGAGCGTCCGGCGTCCCTGCGGCCGGGGGCGTGGCTGACCGAGAACCCGCGCCGCCAGATGCGGCGGGTCGTGGGGCGACGGACGATGGGAGTGGCCCGCACGGGCCGCGTCTCGATGGAGGGGAGGGCCTCATGGGGATCGACGACATGAAGGACAAGGCCTCGCAGGCCGCGAAGAGCGACAAGGCCGAGGGGGCTAGCGACTCCGGCCTGGACAAGGCGGAGTCTGCCGCCTCCTCCAAGGCCGGCGAGGGGCACGAGGACAAGGTCGCGCAGGCCCGCGACAAGGGGGACGAGGCGCTCGGGAACGCCTGA
- a CDS encoding DUF4386 domain-containing protein, producing the protein MAIHDGAFLVGPGLLPAVNALLFGALLYRARLVPRVIPLVGMIGAPLLALSALGTILGLHDQVSPLAGLAALPIALWELSIGVWLIVKGVDQTAAPAHRPAAVRRSTAPE; encoded by the coding sequence GTGGCGATCCACGACGGGGCGTTCCTCGTCGGGCCCGGCCTTCTCCCGGCGGTGAACGCCCTCCTGTTCGGCGCCCTGCTCTACCGCGCCCGGCTCGTGCCCCGCGTCATCCCGCTCGTCGGCATGATCGGCGCCCCCTTGCTCGCGCTGTCCGCGCTCGGCACGATCCTCGGCCTCCACGACCAGGTGTCGCCGCTGGCAGGCCTTGCGGCCCTGCCGATCGCGCTGTGGGAGCTCAGCATCGGGGTCTGGCTCATCGTGAAGGGGGTCGACCAGACCGCAGCCCCGGCGCACCGGCCAGCAGCTGTGCGCCGATCGACAGCACCGGAGTAG
- a CDS encoding tautomerase family protein, with the protein MAQVKVYGRRDVWGPRRREVSDAVHAALVSTWGVPQDQRFHRFLLLDADDLLAPRSREYLILEVLCFSGRGPVERRALINAMYVEVAPALGLGADDLEIVIIESPPGNWGLRGVAGNELLLSRRAGL; encoded by the coding sequence ATGGCACAGGTCAAGGTGTACGGGCGACGTGACGTCTGGGGACCGCGACGACGCGAGGTCTCGGACGCGGTGCACGCGGCCCTGGTGAGCACGTGGGGGGTGCCCCAGGACCAACGGTTCCACCGGTTCCTGCTTCTCGACGCCGACGACCTGCTGGCCCCCCGTTCGCGGGAGTACTTGATCCTCGAGGTGCTGTGCTTCTCCGGGCGCGGCCCCGTCGAGCGGCGCGCGTTGATCAACGCGATGTACGTCGAGGTGGCCCCGGCCCTAGGGCTGGGCGCCGACGACCTGGAGATCGTCATCATCGAGAGCCCGCCGGGCAACTGGGGGCTGCGCGGCGTCGCGGGCAACGAGCTGCTGCTGAGCCGGCGCGCCGGACTCTGA
- a CDS encoding peroxiredoxin codes for MAEQPAPELGALAPDFTLADTHGSPVTLSALRGSPVVVVFVPFAFSGICTSELCELRDNLAAFDDVGARVLVVSCDPTPAQRAWAEQEGYRFDLLSDFWPHGEVARAYGVFDDERGRALRGSFLVDADGVLRWSVVNPAGQARDLGAYRAALAALTA; via the coding sequence GTGGCCGAGCAGCCGGCGCCGGAGCTCGGCGCGCTGGCGCCGGACTTCACCCTCGCCGACACCCACGGGAGCCCGGTGACGCTCTCCGCGCTGCGGGGCTCCCCGGTGGTGGTCGTGTTCGTGCCGTTCGCGTTCTCGGGCATCTGCACCAGCGAGCTGTGCGAGCTGCGTGACAACCTGGCCGCGTTCGATGACGTCGGCGCCCGTGTCCTCGTGGTCTCATGCGACCCGACCCCCGCGCAGCGGGCGTGGGCCGAGCAGGAGGGCTACCGCTTCGACCTGCTCTCCGACTTCTGGCCGCACGGCGAGGTCGCGCGTGCGTATGGCGTGTTCGACGACGAGCGGGGCCGCGCGCTGCGCGGCAGCTTCCTCGTCGACGCCGACGGCGTGCTCCGCTGGAGCGTCGTCAACCCTGCCGGGCAGGCCCGTGACCTGGGCGCCTACCGTGCGGCGCTCGCCGCGCTGACCGCCTGA
- the ppgK gene encoding polyphosphate--glucose phosphotransferase, whose translation MLAERPTTAFGIDIGGSGIKGAPVDLVRGEFAGDRVRIPTPQPATPDAVARTVAEVIEAFHLPEDVPVGVTFPAVILHGVAQSAANVDPSWIGTDVEDVIAEATGRNVVAVNDADAAGYAETVYGAARSVSGVVLVTTLGTGIGSALVVDGHLVPNTELGHLEIDGHDAESRAAESARDRDNLSWTEWAERLQRYYSVVENLFWPDLIVVGGGVSKHHEKFLPLLRLRTPIVPATLRNAAGIVGAAALAADASH comes from the coding sequence ATGCTCGCCGAGCGCCCCACCACGGCGTTCGGCATCGACATCGGCGGCAGCGGCATCAAGGGCGCCCCGGTGGACCTGGTCCGCGGCGAGTTCGCGGGCGACCGGGTCCGCATCCCGACGCCGCAGCCGGCGACCCCGGACGCCGTCGCGCGGACCGTCGCGGAGGTCATCGAGGCCTTCCACCTGCCCGAGGACGTGCCGGTGGGCGTGACGTTCCCGGCGGTGATCCTGCACGGCGTCGCGCAGTCCGCCGCGAACGTCGACCCGTCGTGGATCGGGACGGACGTGGAGGACGTCATCGCCGAGGCGACCGGCCGCAACGTCGTGGCCGTCAACGACGCGGACGCGGCCGGGTACGCGGAGACCGTCTACGGCGCGGCCCGCAGCGTGTCCGGCGTGGTGCTGGTGACGACGCTGGGCACAGGCATCGGCTCGGCCCTGGTGGTCGACGGCCACCTGGTCCCGAACACGGAGCTCGGGCACCTGGAGATCGACGGGCACGACGCGGAGAGCCGCGCGGCGGAGAGCGCGCGCGACCGCGACAACCTCAGCTGGACGGAGTGGGCCGAGCGCCTGCAGCGCTACTACAGCGTCGTGGAGAACCTGTTCTGGCCGGACCTCATCGTGGTGGGCGGCGGCGTCTCCAAGCACCACGAGAAGTTCCTGCCCCTGCTCCGCCTCCGGACGCCGATCGTTCCGGCAACGCTCCGCAACGCTGCGGGCATCGTCGGGGCGGCGGCGTTGGCGGCCGACGCCTCGCACTGA
- a CDS encoding DUF3052 domain-containing protein — protein sequence MASTADDAATQAAGRLGFTSGQVIQEFGYDDDVDGGLRGAIEEATGAELVDEDYDDVTDGVIIWWRDGDGDLTDMLVDAQTVLDDGGTIWVFTPKKGRTGHVDHGELEEAGTTAGLHVTSTFSIADDWSATRLGYRGRGK from the coding sequence GTGGCATCCACCGCGGACGACGCGGCTACGCAGGCGGCGGGTCGTCTCGGATTCACCTCGGGTCAGGTGATCCAGGAATTCGGATATGACGACGATGTCGACGGCGGCCTGCGGGGCGCGATCGAGGAGGCCACCGGGGCCGAACTCGTCGACGAGGACTACGACGACGTCACGGACGGCGTCATCATCTGGTGGCGGGACGGCGACGGTGATCTCACCGACATGCTGGTCGACGCCCAGACCGTGCTGGACGACGGGGGGACCATCTGGGTCTTCACGCCGAAGAAGGGCCGCACGGGTCACGTCGACCACGGCGAGCTCGAGGAGGCCGGCACGACAGCGGGCCTGCACGTGACGAGCACCTTCTCCATCGCCGACGACTGGTCGGCGACGCGCTTGGGCTACCGCGGCCGCGGCAAGTGA
- a CDS encoding YaaA family protein — protein sequence MLVLLPPSEGKTAPADGPPLHLDAMSSPALNPWREKVLDALAEVSARPDAASVLGVGPSLAAEVAGNVGLRAAATAPAARVYTGVLYAAAGLADLSGPAAARAAMSLRVVSALWGLVAPDDAIPAYRLSMGVDLPGVGPLARVWREPLAAELDSRGATELVVDCRSAAYLAAWRPAAAQEWVAVRVLRELDGKRSVVSHHAKHTRGVLARHLLTRAAPEPVDAEQLAAAAGELVGSELHDVELGPAGRGARVLSLVVR from the coding sequence GTGCTCGTCCTGCTCCCACCCTCCGAAGGCAAGACCGCTCCGGCCGACGGCCCGCCGCTCCATCTCGACGCGATGTCCTCCCCCGCGCTGAACCCGTGGCGGGAGAAGGTGCTCGACGCGCTGGCCGAGGTCAGCGCACGCCCCGACGCCGCGTCGGTGCTGGGGGTGGGCCCGAGCCTCGCCGCCGAGGTCGCGGGCAACGTGGGGCTGCGGGCGGCCGCCACCGCCCCGGCCGCGCGGGTCTACACCGGCGTGCTGTACGCCGCGGCCGGGCTCGCGGACCTGTCAGGGCCGGCGGCGGCACGCGCCGCCATGTCGCTGCGGGTCGTCTCCGCCCTGTGGGGGCTCGTCGCGCCTGACGACGCCATCCCCGCGTACCGCCTGTCGATGGGGGTGGACCTGCCCGGCGTGGGCCCGCTGGCCCGGGTGTGGCGGGAGCCGCTGGCTGCCGAGCTGGACTCCCGCGGCGCCACCGAGCTGGTCGTCGACTGCCGATCGGCGGCCTACCTCGCCGCGTGGCGGCCGGCCGCCGCCCAGGAGTGGGTCGCGGTGCGGGTGCTGCGTGAGCTGGACGGCAAGCGCTCGGTGGTCTCCCACCACGCCAAGCACACCCGGGGCGTCCTCGCCCGGCACCTCCTCACCCGCGCGGCCCCCGAGCCGGTGGACGCGGAGCAGCTCGCCGCGGCGGCGGGCGAGCTGGTGGGCTCCGAGCTGCACGACGTCGAGCTCGGCCCCGCAGGGCGCGGCGCCCGAGTGCTTTCCCTGGTGGTGCGGTAG
- a CDS encoding MBL fold metallo-hydrolase has translation MTARSTFTQVAPGIWVATATTWTSITTAIVGADGGCVLVDPGITVPELDSRAHEARARDWRVVAGFSTHPHWDHVLWRADWAGVPRWATPEAVASQSRTRDADLAQAEAEAPGRTASTSGA, from the coding sequence ATGACGGCGCGATCCACGTTCACGCAGGTCGCCCCGGGGATCTGGGTGGCGACCGCCACCACCTGGACCAGCATCACCACGGCGATCGTGGGGGCCGACGGCGGTTGCGTGCTCGTTGATCCCGGCATCACCGTCCCCGAGCTCGATTCCCGGGCTCACGAGGCCCGCGCCCGGGACTGGCGGGTCGTCGCCGGCTTCAGCACCCACCCGCACTGGGACCACGTGCTGTGGAGGGCGGACTGGGCGGGGGTCCCCCGCTGGGCCACGCCCGAGGCTGTCGCGTCGCAGTCGCGCACCCGCGACGCGGACCTGGCCCAGGCCGAGGCCGAGGCCCCGGGCAGGACCGCCAGCACTTCGGGCGCCTGA
- a CDS encoding RidA family protein: MASQVVPVDPPHMRHSPAFAQGMIAPAGPTLYVGGQNGVDGDGTLLDGLGPQTEQALRNVLAVLAHAGTGPEHVAKLTVYLAAGVDPGAAYAATAAVWGGHRTAVTVLAVPPAREGALVEIEAVAAVPEG, from the coding sequence ATGGCGTCCCAGGTCGTGCCCGTCGATCCGCCGCACATGCGCCACAGCCCTGCGTTCGCCCAGGGGATGATCGCGCCAGCGGGCCCCACCCTCTACGTCGGGGGGCAGAACGGCGTCGACGGCGACGGCACGCTCCTCGACGGCCTCGGCCCGCAGACCGAGCAGGCGCTGCGCAACGTCCTGGCGGTCCTCGCCCATGCCGGGACCGGGCCCGAGCACGTGGCCAAGCTGACGGTCTACCTCGCCGCGGGAGTCGACCCCGGCGCCGCGTACGCCGCGACCGCCGCGGTGTGGGGCGGGCATCGCACCGCCGTCACGGTGCTGGCGGTCCCCCCGGCGCGGGAGGGCGCCCTTGTCGAGATCGAGGCCGTGGCGGCAGTCCCGGAGGGCTGA
- a CDS encoding VOC family protein, with the protein MGIILSQVVVDSRDPASLAAWWGEVLGREVEADGEDEIWIVGESPGDLELGFIRVPEDKTVKNRLHIDLRPQDGSDQATELERLIALGARRVDVGQGPDVTWVVLADPEGNEFCLLRSTPAEVAADMAAAESLPG; encoded by the coding sequence ATGGGCATCATCCTGAGCCAAGTGGTCGTCGACTCCCGCGACCCCGCGAGCCTCGCCGCCTGGTGGGGCGAGGTGCTGGGCCGCGAGGTCGAGGCGGACGGCGAGGACGAGATCTGGATCGTCGGGGAGAGCCCGGGCGACCTGGAGCTGGGCTTCATCCGAGTCCCGGAGGACAAGACGGTCAAGAACCGGCTCCACATCGACCTGCGGCCGCAGGACGGATCGGACCAGGCCACCGAGCTCGAGCGCCTGATCGCGCTGGGCGCACGGCGGGTCGACGTCGGGCAGGGGCCGGACGTCACGTGGGTCGTCCTCGCCGACCCGGAGGGCAACGAGTTCTGCCTGCTCCGGTCCACGCCGGCCGAGGTCGCCGCCGACATGGCGGCCGCCGAGTCGCTCCCCGGCTGA